One genomic region from Thermoleptolyngbya sichuanensis A183 encodes:
- a CDS encoding ISKra4 family transposase (programmed frameshift), translated as MDATKEAQIKAHALALAELLYDETDPEQVKTLAGIEVAVRDHLLEYVGPEIGKFFICTSSGTSSGRKRHIQSIVGRLSLSQRQSQRLKVKARTQWSPQVETCCLLLSANEAYARAADDIAVLTGVCVSGSTQQRLVHRQDLEPPAVDSGVKEMSLDGGKVRLRTPQGQPCQWRDYKGVNLHQCSISAFYKDNDSLVNWLNQQPLAHPLVCLGDGHDGIWNLFSQIGHRSERLEILDWYHLMENLGNVGGSQQRLDAVEACLWQGDVDGAVRLFDDWSHERVDQFIGYLAKHRLRIVNYSYYQAEGISIGSGAVESTIKQIGRRVKISGAQWKEDNVPQVLRHRCAYLNGQFSS; from the exons ATGGATGCCACCAAGGAAGCCCAAATCAAAGCCCATGCACTGGCGTTAGCGGAGTTGCTTTACGACGAGACAGACCCTGAACAAGTCAAAACATTGGCCGGGATCGAAGTCGCCGTTCGTGACCACCTACTGGAGTATGTGGGGCCTGAGATCGGAA AATTTTTTATCTGCACAAGCAGCGGCACAAGCTCTGGGCGAAAGCGGCACATCCAGAGTATCGTCGGACGCTTAAGTCTGAGTCAGCGCCAGAGCCAGCGGCTTAAGGTCAAGGCCCGCACCCAGTGGAGTCCTCAGGTTGAGACGTGCTGCTTGCTGCTGAGTGCCAACGAAGCCTATGCGCGAGCTGCCGACGATATCGCTGTGCTCACCGGGGTGTGCGTGTCAGGGAGTACCCAGCAACGGCTGGTGCATCGTCAAGACCTAGAGCCACCAGCGGTGGACAGCGGGGTTAAGGAAATGAGCTTAGACGGGGGCAAAGTCCGTCTGCGGACTCCTCAGGGGCAGCCCTGCCAGTGGCGCGATTACAAGGGGGTAAACCTGCATCAGTGCAGCATTAGCGCCTTCTACAAAGACAACGACAGCTTGGTCAACTGGCTCAACCAGCAGCCCTTAGCGCATCCCCTCGTTTGTCTTGGGGATGGTCACGACGGCATCTGGAACCTGTTTTCACAGATCGGGCATCGCAGCGAGCGCCTTGAGATCTTGGACTGGTACCACCTGATGGAGAATTTGGGTAACGTGGGTGGGTCTCAACAGCGTCTTGATGCCGTCGAAGCCTGCTTGTGGCAAGGGGATGTGGATGGGGCGGTTAGGCTATTCGACGACTGGTCCCATGAGCGGGTAGACCAGTTTATCGGCTATCTGGCTAAGCATCGGCTCCGTATCGTTAACTACAGCTACTACCAAGCTGAGGGGATTTCAATTGGCTCGGGTGCCGTGGAGTCGACTATCAAGCAAATTGGTAGGCGGGTGAAAATTTCAGGCGCTCAGTGGAAGGAAGACAACGTTCCACAAGTCCTTCGCCATCGCTGCGCTTATCTCAATGGTCAATTCTCATCCTGA
- a CDS encoding transposase: MQIERVKFWQLVRGFLAQDLIFIDESGVNLALARLRARAPKGKRAHGKRPSKRGKRVSILGAISLKKVITYSNLIGSVDGLTFEAFISQRLVPKLWKGACVIMDNCGCIPVMQ; the protein is encoded by the coding sequence GTGCAAATCGAACGAGTCAAATTTTGGCAACTGGTTCGAGGATTCCTGGCTCAAGACTTAATCTTTATTGACGAATCAGGAGTGAACCTGGCTTTGGCTCGACTCCGGGCACGTGCCCCGAAAGGAAAACGAGCCCATGGTAAGCGTCCCAGCAAACGAGGGAAACGGGTCTCGATTCTTGGTGCAATTAGCCTTAAAAAGGTAATTACCTATTCCAATCTCATCGGTTCAGTCGATGGACTTACCTTTGAAGCCTTCATTTCCCAGAGACTCGTTCCTAAGTTGTGGAAAGGGGCATGTGTCATCATGGATAACTGCGGGTGCATCCCAGTTATGCAATGA
- a CDS encoding helix-turn-helix domain-containing protein translates to MRPYSLDLRQKIIDVYIEGNTSQRQIAQQFRVAYSFVRKLIKQYRETGEIAPKRRTEQTPTKLSNEQLEILKTIAESNHDATLAELCDLLEQRVGVWIGVSTMFRMLEKLNLTLKKNAVSRQKGN, encoded by the coding sequence ATGCGACCCTACTCACTAGATCTTAGACAAAAAATTATTGATGTCTACATTGAAGGGAATACGTCGCAACGTCAAATCGCTCAACAATTTCGAGTTGCTTACAGTTTCGTGCGAAAGCTGATCAAACAATATCGGGAAACAGGTGAGATTGCCCCCAAACGCCGCACTGAGCAAACGCCAACCAAATTAAGTAATGAGCAACTAGAGATCCTAAAAACGATTGCTGAATCAAATCATGACGCGACATTGGCAGAGTTGTGTGACTTGCTGGAACAAAGGGTCGGTGTTTGGATTGGCGTTTCGACGATGTTTCGTATGTTAGAGAAACTGAACTTAACCCTTAAAAAAAACGCTGTATCCCGACAAAAAGGAAACTGA
- a CDS encoding calcium-binding protein — translation MATFNGTINAEVIFGTDAGDVINGNGSLGGYDQLFGNSGNDTISGSADEEDIYGGEGDDVIYGNGAVNNTEPSSFNGVAAYDILHGDGGNDKIYGGAGTDSIRGGTGNDTIYGNGGLDVLWGDDGDDLIYGGSQRDQIFGGNGKDTIYGNGGSDLIDGGAGADVIWLGSGDATVVLTAGQGPDTINNFQLGKTKFDVGNIGALSFQNVAGGAQIKEGANVLGVVSWTQASVLQSNVGSIFV, via the coding sequence ATGGCTACTTTCAACGGAACGATTAATGCTGAAGTCATTTTCGGCACGGATGCAGGCGATGTGATTAATGGGAACGGCAGCCTTGGGGGGTACGATCAATTGTTTGGCAACAGCGGCAACGATACCATTTCTGGCAGTGCCGATGAAGAAGACATCTACGGCGGCGAGGGAGACGACGTTATCTACGGCAATGGCGCAGTGAACAACACAGAGCCAAGCAGTTTTAACGGGGTTGCTGCCTACGATATCCTGCACGGAGACGGTGGCAATGACAAAATCTACGGTGGTGCCGGAACCGACTCTATTCGGGGGGGCACTGGTAATGACACAATTTACGGCAACGGTGGCCTTGACGTGCTGTGGGGAGATGATGGGGATGACCTGATCTACGGCGGCTCTCAGAGGGATCAGATCTTCGGCGGCAATGGTAAAGACACAATCTATGGCAATGGAGGCAGCGACCTGATTGATGGTGGAGCAGGTGCAGACGTGATCTGGCTGGGCAGCGGGGATGCAACGGTCGTCCTCACCGCTGGCCAGGGGCCCGATACGATCAACAACTTCCAACTAGGCAAGACCAAGTTTGATGTGGGTAATATCGGCGCTCTGAGCTTCCAGAACGTTGCAGGTGGTGCCCAGATTAAAGAGGGGGCTAACGTGCTGGGGGTTGTGAGTTGGACGCAGGCTAGCGTTCTACAAAGCAACGTCGGCAGCATCTTTGTTTAG
- a CDS encoding tocopherol cyclase family protein: MGLQTPHSGYHWRHPGTRASSRFFEGWYLRLTLPELGESFAFMYSIEDPQGGTPYSGGTAQILGPRHEYLCRTFPDVRLFWGDRHAFALRHSRQSPHTSNKLNKQTAGFPFFPREPKGDKCGSSNDSSEHSSDCSIPSSSKHPQTVLAEDSSLFSSEGYQLTATYHQGILSEPGRHSARWYYSIQPVYGWGNCDRPQQSTAGWLSQFQIFEPGWQILMAHGLATGWVEWNGTRYCFSQAPAYAEKNWGGAFPQQWFWIQCNAFDSEADLTLTAGGGRRRVLGWMESVGMVGIHHRRRFYEFVPWNGTVRWRVQPWGYWQMQAENAGHMVELLGTCDRPPTPIRVPTAQGMVFACQDTTQGKLTVKLWEKQGDRPTLLLQAQSHLAGLETGGDFSATDTRGYSNFWYF, from the coding sequence ATGGGTTTGCAAACTCCCCACAGCGGTTATCACTGGAGGCATCCCGGAACGAGGGCAAGCAGCCGCTTTTTTGAGGGCTGGTATCTGCGGCTGACGCTGCCAGAGTTGGGCGAAAGCTTCGCCTTTATGTATTCCATCGAAGACCCACAGGGTGGCACGCCCTACAGCGGCGGCACAGCCCAAATCCTCGGCCCGCGCCACGAGTACCTCTGCCGCACGTTTCCCGATGTGCGCCTGTTTTGGGGCGATCGCCACGCCTTTGCCCTCCGCCACTCGCGCCAATCCCCCCACACCTCGAATAAGCTGAATAAGCAGACTGCCGGATTTCCCTTCTTCCCAAGGGAACCTAAGGGGGATAAATGCGGTTCCTCCAATGATTCCTCAGAGCATTCCTCTGACTGTTCCATTCCGAGTTCCTCTAAGCATCCTCAAACCGTCTTGGCTGAAGACTCTAGTCTATTCTCAAGTGAAGGTTATCAGCTTACTGCCACATATCATCAGGGCATTCTCAGCGAACCCGGTCGGCATTCTGCTCGCTGGTATTATAGCATTCAACCCGTCTATGGCTGGGGCAATTGCGATCGCCCCCAACAGTCCACAGCAGGCTGGCTATCGCAGTTCCAAATTTTTGAACCGGGCTGGCAGATTTTAATGGCCCACGGACTGGCAACGGGCTGGGTGGAGTGGAACGGAACCCGCTACTGCTTTAGCCAAGCGCCCGCCTATGCAGAAAAAAACTGGGGCGGGGCTTTCCCCCAGCAATGGTTTTGGATTCAGTGCAATGCGTTTGACAGCGAGGCGGATCTGACGCTGACGGCAGGCGGCGGGCGGCGGCGCGTGCTGGGCTGGATGGAATCAGTAGGCATGGTGGGGATTCACCACCGGCGGCGGTTCTACGAGTTTGTGCCCTGGAATGGAACCGTGCGCTGGCGAGTGCAGCCCTGGGGATACTGGCAGATGCAGGCAGAAAACGCAGGTCATATGGTGGAACTGCTGGGGACGTGCGATCGCCCTCCCACGCCCATCCGTGTGCCGACGGCGCAGGGCATGGTCTTTGCCTGCCAGGACACCACCCAGGGCAAGCTGACAGTAAAGCTGTGGGAAAAACAGGGCGATCGCCCCACGCTGTTGCTGCAAGCGCAGAGTCATCTTGCAGGGCTGGAAACAGGCGGCGATTTCTCAGCGACCGATACCAGGGGCTACAGCAATTTCTGGTATTTCTGA
- a CDS encoding YajQ family cyclic di-GMP-binding protein translates to MASAFSFDIVSDFDRQELVNAIDQTMREVQSRYDLKDTNTTLELGESAITVNTDSEFTLQAVHTILQTKAAKRNLSLKIFDYGKIEPASGNRVRQEIKLQKGISAELGKQISKLIRDEFKKVQASIQGDAVRVSAKSKDELQAVIQRLKQEDYPVALQFTNYR, encoded by the coding sequence ATGGCTTCAGCATTCTCCTTTGACATTGTGAGCGACTTCGATCGGCAGGAATTGGTAAATGCAATCGACCAAACTATGCGCGAGGTGCAAAGTCGCTATGACCTGAAAGATACCAACACCACGCTGGAGCTAGGCGAGTCGGCAATCACGGTCAACACCGACAGCGAGTTTACGCTGCAAGCGGTTCACACCATCCTGCAAACCAAGGCCGCCAAACGAAACCTCTCTCTTAAGATTTTTGATTATGGCAAGATCGAACCTGCCAGCGGCAACCGAGTCCGCCAGGAAATTAAGCTGCAAAAGGGCATCAGCGCTGAATTGGGCAAGCAAATCTCTAAGCTGATTCGAGACGAATTTAAAAAGGTGCAGGCTTCAATTCAAGGGGATGCAGTGCGGGTTTCTGCAAAGTCTAAGGATGAGTTGCAGGCGGTAATTCAGCGGCTCAAGCAGGAAGATTACCCTGTTGCCCTCCAGTTCACAAACTATCGCTAG
- a CDS encoding MAPEG family protein produces the protein MVLLYAIVAAAILVYVPFGAVALGRVQAGYDMAAPRALFDKLPPYAQRATWAHQNSFESFTIFSAAALMAYVTQQSGGWVNLAAIAYVAARLFYSIFYIQNIPLGRSLMFGIGSASIATLFLLSLMSLNA, from the coding sequence ATGGTTCTGCTGTATGCCATTGTGGCGGCGGCGATCTTGGTCTATGTCCCGTTTGGGGCGGTGGCGCTGGGCCGGGTGCAGGCTGGCTATGACATGGCCGCCCCCCGTGCCCTGTTTGACAAGCTGCCCCCCTATGCACAGCGGGCGACCTGGGCCCATCAAAACTCTTTCGAGTCGTTCACGATCTTTTCGGCGGCTGCTCTGATGGCCTACGTCACGCAGCAGAGCGGCGGCTGGGTGAATCTGGCGGCGATCGCCTACGTCGCGGCACGGTTGTTTTATTCCATCTTTTACATTCAGAATATCCCCCTTGGGCGATCGCTCATGTTTGGCATCGGCAGCGCCAGCATCGCGACCCTGTTTCTCCTCAGCCTGATGAGTTTGAACGCCTGA
- a CDS encoding DNA recombination-mediator protein A: MSQSIDLPKIDDFLQELATIQQTGSKRIALLGSRHVPITHQHLIEMMSYALVLAGNRLLTSGATGTNSAAIRGAMRADPNLLTVILPQSLARQPRESREQLEQVMHLVENPANDPLSLAEASALCNQEIISRCQQLICFAFHDSHTLLKTCRDAEDQRKLVTLFYFD, from the coding sequence TTGAGCCAGTCGATCGACCTACCCAAAATTGATGACTTCCTACAGGAGCTAGCCACGATCCAGCAGACTGGATCGAAACGCATCGCCCTGTTGGGGTCGCGCCATGTTCCTATTACGCATCAGCATTTGATCGAGATGATGAGCTATGCGCTGGTGCTGGCAGGCAATCGCCTGCTGACCTCTGGCGCAACCGGAACCAATTCTGCGGCAATTCGGGGGGCCATGCGGGCCGACCCTAATTTGCTCACGGTGATCCTGCCCCAAAGTCTGGCTCGCCAGCCCCGCGAGTCGCGAGAGCAGCTAGAGCAGGTCATGCATCTGGTGGAAAATCCTGCTAATGACCCGCTTTCCTTAGCAGAAGCCAGTGCCCTGTGCAATCAGGAAATTATTTCGCGCTGTCAGCAGCTAATCTGCTTTGCGTTTCACGATAGCCATACGCTTCTGAAGACCTGTCGCGATGCCGAGGATCAGCGCAAGCTCGTGACGTTGTTTTATTTTGACTAG
- a CDS encoding FHA domain-containing protein yields MINLNTLTAFPADSLETASDHALQQRLGLYRVFLKLYEHNRELLDEILNLENSGNKSLTGVALPYVQGLVLGDRVHLVTNLLKGATQSLSQPQNIWTIGRDSRRVVLPIQDKRLSRCHAAIVYDEGGFRLVDLNSSNGSYLNGELIRHSVRLKDGDRIRLGSLTFSFFVCNTAQVLPPVSEELLSQVRALSAASEPKRAIAHPTAPSASQPSPLSASPIQPAFSSPLTKNWEESVSESDSETCLQSPEDALPAQVNPLEDTLMFMRSSH; encoded by the coding sequence ATGATTAACCTCAACACCCTGACCGCCTTTCCTGCCGACTCACTAGAAACTGCTTCTGATCACGCTCTACAGCAGCGTTTGGGGCTTTATCGCGTGTTTCTCAAGCTCTACGAGCACAATCGCGAACTGCTCGATGAAATTCTTAATCTAGAAAACTCTGGCAATAAGTCGCTAACGGGCGTTGCGCTTCCCTACGTTCAAGGGCTTGTGCTGGGCGATCGCGTTCACCTTGTCACCAATTTGCTGAAAGGCGCAACCCAGTCACTGTCTCAGCCCCAAAACATTTGGACGATTGGGCGCGACTCTCGGCGCGTGGTGCTGCCGATTCAAGACAAGCGCCTCTCCCGCTGCCACGCCGCCATCGTGTATGACGAAGGGGGATTTCGCCTCGTTGATCTCAACAGCAGCAACGGTTCCTACCTCAACGGCGAACTGATCCGCCATTCTGTGCGCCTCAAAGATGGCGATCGCATTCGATTAGGCAGCCTTACCTTCTCGTTTTTTGTCTGCAATACGGCTCAGGTGTTGCCGCCTGTTTCTGAAGAACTGCTGTCGCAGGTGCGGGCGTTGTCGGCTGCGTCTGAACCCAAGCGGGCGATCGCCCATCCCACGGCCCCTAGCGCCAGCCAGCCCTCCCCGCTTTCCGCCTCCCCCATACAGCCTGCATTCTCGTCGCCCCTGACAAAGAATTGGGAAGAATCTGTGTCCGAAAGCGATTCAGAGACTTGTCTGCAAAGCCCGGAGGATGCGCTCCCTGCCCAAGTCAACCCGCTAGAAGATACGCTCATGTTTATGCGGTCTTCCCACTAG
- a CDS encoding glycosyltransferase family 4 protein yields MDDATSANVAVQPANASLLLLGTGWFPKTPGGMERYVYELATQLARGDRLELGGVGLPDGLERGSLRLTNLSEPDRPLPQRLWEVRRRFAQRTRQADFWDIDAVNLHFALYSLPLLDLLPPDVPVTFTFHGPWALESRQEGASKPSVVLKQWVEQRVFSRCDRFLVLSKAFGAILHESYSVPWSQIRVVPGGVDTHHFAPTQSRSEARAVLGWPGDRPILFTTRRLVQRMGLDRLLQALVSVKSAVPEVWLAIAGKGPLRQALKQQADELGLQDHVQFLGFLPEADLPLAYQAADLTVMPSLSLEGFGLVLLESLASGTPALCTPVGGMPEILTPFCPDLVTDSTEPAAIAQRLIALLTGECPLPGRGLCRQYAVDQFDWQRIARQVRQVLLQPKKIR; encoded by the coding sequence ATGGACGACGCAACCAGCGCCAATGTAGCGGTTCAACCTGCCAACGCCAGTCTCTTGCTGTTGGGGACGGGCTGGTTTCCCAAAACGCCAGGGGGCATGGAGCGATATGTCTATGAGTTGGCAACTCAGCTCGCCAGGGGCGATCGCCTGGAGTTGGGCGGGGTCGGTCTACCCGACGGTTTAGAACGCGGCTCTCTTCGTTTGACGAATTTGTCTGAACCCGATCGCCCGTTGCCCCAACGGCTTTGGGAGGTGCGTCGTCGGTTTGCCCAGCGCACCAGGCAAGCCGATTTTTGGGACATCGACGCAGTAAACCTCCACTTTGCTCTCTATAGCTTGCCGCTGCTCGACCTACTGCCGCCAGATGTGCCTGTCACTTTTACCTTTCACGGGCCCTGGGCGCTCGAAAGCCGCCAGGAAGGAGCCAGCAAGCCAAGCGTGGTGCTAAAGCAATGGGTCGAGCAGCGCGTTTTTTCCCGGTGCGATCGCTTCTTGGTCTTGAGCAAAGCCTTTGGCGCGATCCTGCACGAGTCCTACAGCGTTCCCTGGAGCCAGATCCGCGTCGTTCCTGGCGGGGTAGACACGCACCACTTTGCCCCCACGCAGTCGCGTTCCGAGGCCCGGGCGGTGCTGGGCTGGCCGGGCGATCGCCCCATTCTGTTCACGACTCGCCGGCTGGTGCAGCGCATGGGGCTAGACCGTCTGCTGCAAGCGCTAGTCTCGGTAAAATCTGCCGTGCCAGAGGTATGGCTGGCGATCGCAGGCAAGGGCCCCCTCCGCCAAGCCCTAAAGCAGCAGGCAGATGAACTGGGGCTGCAAGACCACGTCCAGTTTCTCGGCTTTTTGCCCGAAGCAGACTTGCCCCTCGCCTATCAAGCGGCCGACCTGACCGTGATGCCCAGCCTGAGCCTAGAAGGATTCGGCCTGGTGCTGCTGGAGTCGCTTGCGTCTGGAACGCCTGCCCTCTGCACACCCGTCGGCGGAATGCCAGAAATTCTCACGCCTTTTTGCCCAGACCTTGTGACAGACTCGACCGAACCAGCAGCGATCGCCCAGCGGCTGATTGCGCTCCTGACGGGAGAATGCCCCTTACCCGGTCGCGGCCTCTGCCGCCAATATGCCGTTGACCAGTTTGACTGGCAGAGGATTGCGCGACAGGTGCGGCAAGTCTTGCTCCAGCCCAAGAAAATCCGGTAG